The proteins below are encoded in one region of Parvicella tangerina:
- a CDS encoding response regulator transcription factor: MDKEIKILLVEDDLNLGFVIQDNLKQAGYKVHLSQDGKEGLNAFNEEAYQLCLFDVMLPKKDGFSLAEDVRKVNPEMPIIFLTAKSQTEDKIKGFKAGADDYITKPFSMDELLLRIEALLKRSGGLVKSKDIHQLGKYQFNVQNYTLEIDGEQKKLTKKEAEILKILTEQKGKVVERELILNMVWGDDSYFNGRSLDVFITKLRKYLKSDESIAIKNIHGVGFSLED, translated from the coding sequence ATGGATAAAGAAATCAAAATACTACTTGTAGAAGATGATTTGAACCTTGGATTTGTAATTCAAGATAACCTGAAACAAGCTGGTTATAAGGTGCATTTGAGTCAAGATGGTAAAGAAGGATTGAATGCATTTAATGAAGAGGCTTACCAGTTGTGCTTGTTTGATGTGATGTTACCCAAAAAAGATGGCTTTAGCCTAGCTGAAGATGTTCGAAAGGTGAATCCTGAGATGCCGATTATTTTTTTGACTGCAAAGTCGCAAACGGAAGATAAGATAAAGGGGTTTAAAGCTGGTGCAGACGATTATATCACTAAACCGTTTTCTATGGATGAATTGTTACTCAGAATTGAGGCTTTGCTAAAAAGATCGGGTGGTCTGGTGAAAAGCAAGGATATACATCAATTGGGGAAGTACCAATTCAACGTGCAGAATTATACGCTTGAAATTGATGGAGAACAAAAGAAGCTGACCAAAAAGGAGGCGGAGATTCTAAAAATCCTTACTGAGCAAAAAGGAAAGGTGGTGGAGCGAGAATTGATCTTGAACATGGTTTGGGGGGATGATAGCTACTTTAACGGCAGAAGTCTGGATGTCTTTATCACAAAGCTTCGAAAGTACCTGAAGTCAGATGAGTCGATTGCTATTAAAAACATTCACGGTGTTGGCTTTTCTTTAGAGGATTAG
- a CDS encoding sensor histidine kinase encodes MKAKNIRLIIFFSILAVLAMVVNQYFWVESSVDIQEKTISIQKKNAEMERSQFDNQVTLALVGVRDELISLNTEASGLYLEPVQQITENYFVVSFYDTLNPTVLQNLLVEKFAQYNITEPFEYGIYDCFTDSIIFDKYVDLSEGEVVSKESSAPQQKWNHDGHYFGVYFPDRVDVVIDEKDQLSSGLIWSTLLIGVILLVFAVSIFTILKQKRLSEVKTDFINNMTHELKTPISTIALSSDVLRKVDESTELDRIRQYASIIYAENARLESQVERVLQLAKLEKDKIQLKKEAIAIHGLIEKCMESFELVVKQKQGSIEMELDAKSDQVYGDKVHLSNVIHNLLDNATKYSKGMPEIKVRTYNKDGRLVIEFEDKGKGMSPDQTKQIFEKFYRVPTGSVHDVKGFGLGLYYVKEIVNAHQGKIEVESELGVGSTFRVILNQNT; translated from the coding sequence ATGAAAGCAAAGAATATCCGTTTAATCATCTTTTTTTCCATCCTGGCGGTATTAGCTATGGTTGTGAACCAGTATTTCTGGGTGGAATCCTCTGTAGATATTCAAGAAAAGACGATTTCTATTCAGAAAAAGAATGCTGAAATGGAGCGGTCGCAGTTCGATAATCAGGTAACACTGGCGTTAGTAGGTGTAAGGGATGAACTGATCTCTTTGAATACGGAGGCTTCAGGATTGTACTTAGAGCCTGTTCAGCAGATTACTGAGAATTACTTTGTGGTTAGTTTTTACGATACGCTAAACCCAACAGTGTTACAGAACTTGTTGGTTGAGAAGTTTGCGCAATATAATATTACAGAGCCTTTTGAATATGGTATTTATGACTGCTTCACGGATAGTATTATTTTTGACAAATATGTAGACTTGAGTGAAGGTGAGGTAGTATCTAAAGAGTCTTCTGCTCCTCAGCAAAAGTGGAATCATGATGGGCACTACTTTGGTGTTTATTTTCCAGATAGGGTAGATGTGGTGATTGATGAGAAGGATCAACTGTCAAGCGGCTTAATCTGGTCAACGCTTTTGATTGGTGTTATTTTATTGGTGTTCGCAGTGTCTATATTTACGATTCTGAAACAAAAGAGACTTTCGGAGGTGAAGACAGATTTTATCAATAATATGACGCATGAATTAAAGACACCTATCAGCACGATTGCATTGAGTAGTGATGTTCTTAGAAAGGTAGACGAATCAACTGAGCTTGATAGAATCAGACAGTATGCATCGATTATTTATGCTGAAAACGCTAGATTAGAATCTCAGGTTGAGCGTGTTTTGCAGTTGGCTAAATTGGAAAAAGACAAGATTCAGTTGAAAAAAGAAGCTATCGCAATTCATGGATTAATTGAGAAATGTATGGAGTCATTCGAACTCGTAGTTAAACAAAAACAGGGCTCGATTGAGATGGAATTGGATGCTAAAAGTGACCAGGTCTATGGGGATAAAGTACATCTTTCTAATGTTATTCATAACTTATTGGATAACGCTACCAAGTACTCGAAGGGTATGCCAGAAATAAAGGTCAGAACGTACAATAAAGATGGACGCCTAGTGATTGAGTTTGAGGATAAAGGGAAGGGAATGTCTCCAGATCAAACCAAGCAAATATTTGAAAAGTTTTATCGCGTTCCAACGGGAAGTGTGCATGACGTGAAAGGTTTTGGTTTGGGGTTGTATTATGTGAAAGAGATTGTTAATGCACATCAAGGAAAGATAGAAGTTGAAAGTGAACTTGGAGTGGGGTCAACATTTCGAGTGATACTAAATCAAAACACCTGA
- the gldC gene encoding gliding motility protein GldC yields MEEIKLGIELDENKIPEGIKWKASGSEEDFKDAKAFLLSIWDKDEANTMKIDLWTKEMSIDEMKKFFFQTFVSMADTLQRSTDEDGMADALRDFADFFGEKMGVIPKTGKFDQ; encoded by the coding sequence ATGGAAGAGATTAAATTAGGAATTGAATTAGATGAGAATAAAATCCCAGAGGGAATCAAGTGGAAAGCCTCTGGAAGCGAAGAAGACTTTAAAGATGCGAAAGCTTTCTTGTTGTCCATTTGGGATAAAGATGAAGCAAACACCATGAAGATCGATTTGTGGACCAAAGAAATGTCAATTGATGAGATGAAGAAGTTTTTCTTTCAAACGTTCGTTTCAATGGCAGATACTCTTCAAAGAAGTACAGATGAGGATGGAATGGCGGATGCCTTGAGAGATTTTGCAGATTTTTTTGGGGAGAAAATGGGCGTAATTCCTAAAACAGGAAAATTTGATCAATAA
- the gldB gene encoding gliding motility lipoprotein GldB: MIKPIQTYSNRLVNGLIALSILLTLFSCDSNPLDVDVSGIEIDMKVDRMEEEVFNTKKGFSQLNQELWQKYGMLYEAFLIDMLGEVPPTNPHAAASLESFVNHPDMRAIYEDIESKFADFSVYEQKIEESFKYYKYYFPDSLVPDLVTFYSNFNANVFPYQDRIGIGLDMYLGSNHELVKSLPSDIFPQYLKDKMDSKYLVADVMKAWLMNRFFDHLHDGEDFLSSIITLGKVMYLLDAMMPFEEDYVKFGCSKEQMEWCKFHEQNIWKTIVDEKVLYSKDKAVILQYVSEGPFTKGMPHESPGRVGVWLGWQIVRDYVEQNEVSVLELLKPIGPKVILKSYSQGDRD, encoded by the coding sequence ATGATAAAACCAATTCAAACCTATTCTAATCGACTCGTTAATGGTTTAATCGCCCTTTCGATTCTTTTAACATTGTTTTCATGTGATTCAAACCCACTTGATGTGGATGTAAGTGGAATCGAAATTGACATGAAGGTTGATCGGATGGAAGAAGAGGTTTTTAACACGAAAAAGGGTTTTTCACAACTCAATCAGGAACTTTGGCAGAAGTACGGGATGTTATATGAGGCATTTTTGATTGATATGTTGGGGGAGGTGCCTCCCACTAATCCACATGCCGCTGCTTCACTTGAAAGTTTTGTGAATCATCCTGATATGAGAGCAATTTATGAGGATATAGAGTCGAAGTTTGCTGATTTTTCTGTTTATGAACAGAAAATAGAAGAGTCGTTCAAGTATTACAAATATTACTTTCCGGATAGTCTGGTTCCAGATTTGGTTACTTTTTACAGTAACTTCAATGCAAATGTTTTTCCTTACCAAGATCGAATCGGAATAGGGTTGGATATGTATCTGGGATCCAATCATGAACTGGTCAAATCTTTACCTAGCGATATTTTTCCGCAATACCTGAAGGATAAAATGGATTCAAAATACCTGGTGGCTGATGTTATGAAAGCATGGTTGATGAATCGTTTTTTTGATCACCTACATGATGGTGAAGATTTTCTGTCTTCCATCATTACCTTGGGTAAAGTGATGTATCTACTAGATGCAATGATGCCTTTTGAAGAAGATTATGTAAAATTCGGTTGCTCAAAAGAGCAAATGGAATGGTGTAAGTTTCACGAGCAGAATATTTGGAAAACGATAGTGGACGAGAAAGTGCTTTACTCTAAAGATAAAGCGGTAATATTGCAGTATGTTTCAGAAGGACCCTTCACAAAAGGTATGCCTCATGAATCTCCAGGTAGGGTTGGGGTATGGTTAGGATGGCAGATCGTGAGGGACTATGTGGAACAAAATGAAGTAAGTGTATTGGAATTACTCAAACCAATTGGCCCGAAGGTGATTTTAAAATCCTATAGCCAGGGAGATAGAGATTAA